A genomic segment from Biomphalaria glabrata chromosome 16, xgBioGlab47.1, whole genome shotgun sequence encodes:
- the LOC106054279 gene encoding 5-hydroxytryptamine receptor 1-like, protein MNSNYTDHQHFSELTSVKIVLSFFAVFVSVMTLICNTLLIYVIVRSRVLQTPTNIFIASLAVGEILTGIFAIPFAAASVVAEAWPFSVTVCEVTASFRTMGRSSSSYSLMAVCLDRCVAVSRPLRYNHILTATTSCVILACIWLIGLTMAVLPLNYWGSYQFDGSYYLCILVNSQGSAQHLVKEIVCSFIPATFIVIFILQIIREVKSHHRIFSVVPLPVASDSAPAGNILQGVIPGARGFNRNTTRAMRSLFLVTFGYAVFCLPASVVNISYQDKGWPSTIPRKAVTCIVWMSFFCCVVNPIIIILLNRKFRAQLKIMFRPRPGKQLVTKKVFTISSGLHIVLDATLVLNLAKNEHSSTTASGRRQILGVVQAMQ, encoded by the exons ATGAACAGCAACTATACTGACCATCAGCACTTTTCGGAGTTGACCAGCGTTAAGATCGTGCTCTCTTTCTTTGCTGTGTTCGTGTCGGTGATGACGCTGATCTGCAACACCCTCCTCATCTACGTCATCGTGCGTAGCCGCGTGCTGCAGACGCCGACCAACATCTTCATCGCCTCCCTGGCCGTCGGCGAGATCCTCACTGGAATTTTCGCCATACCTTTCGCAGCGGCTAGTGTGGTGGCCGAGGCCTGGCCTTTTTCAGTAACAGTCTGCGAGGTGACGGCCAGCTTCCGGACAATGGGGAGGAGCTCCAGCAGCTACAGCCTGATGGCGGTTTGTCTGGACAGGTGCGTGGCGGTCAGCCGTCCCCTGAGGTACAACCATATTTTGACTGCCACGACCTCCTGCGTCATACTCGCCTGCATCTGGCTGATAGGCTTGACCATGGCCGTGCTGCCACTGAACTATTGGGGCTCCTATCAATTTGATGGATCCTACTACCTCTGCATACTGGTCAACTCTCAGGGGTCCGCGCAGCACCTGGTCAAAGAGATTGTCTGTAGCTTCATTCCAGCCACATTCATCGTAATCTTCATTTTACAGATCATCCGTGAGGTCAAGTCCCACCACCGCATCTTTTCAGTCGTCCCACTTCCGGTAGCTTCCGATTCCGCCCCAGCAGGGAATATTCTACAGGGCGTTATCCCTGGGGCGCGAGGTTTTAATCGGAACACAACCAGGGCGATGAGATCTCTGTTTTTGGTGACGTTTGGGTACGCCGTGTTCTGCCTTCCGGCGTCCGTAGTAAACATTAGTTATCAGGACAAAGGGTGGCCATCTACCATCCCTAGGAAGGCGGTGACCTGTATCGTCTGGATGTCTTTCTTCTGCTGTGTCGTCAACCCTATTATTATCATCTTACTGAACAGAAAGTTTAGAGCACAG ttaaaaattatgtttcggCCAAGGCCGGGTAAACAGCTAGTCACCAAGAAAGTCTTCACCATTTCATCCGGGCTTCACATCGTCCTTGACGCCACCCTGGTTCTCAACTTGGCGAAAAATGAGCACAGTTCCACGACAGCGTCAGGCAGACGACAGATCCTGGGAGTGGTTCAGGCGATGCAGTGA